One Phoenix dactylifera cultivar Barhee BC4 unplaced genomic scaffold, palm_55x_up_171113_PBpolish2nd_filt_p 000659F, whole genome shotgun sequence genomic region harbors:
- the LOC120106839 gene encoding uncharacterized protein LOC120106839, with product MGPPGDLVLGHGDGPRAQVPLVHNVGGLQGQGTRSLGPPEPDTLAQDERTLVRGPEALTGPFQYSPPCRELDLRLGIPPAASQDLPMLGAGLDGVVRFGLTPLTPGVLEDTTPGMCVVGDHPIPRLEESTAVAGGGMDHSTALQQVRAAVMGVVPMTGDVEEERGIMGVEPMDVPATLGEEGSEADYVHCPEICFLCETRLSGEGLGRLRRRLERDWQTYAIDSRGLSGGILVLWRRGVTTVDVFHNCPKQVVMVVSRPDVAPWVLCGVYASTDHRVRRVLWQEITNLAAQGIPTVVVGDFNCIQSENEKRGGAAFTDRVDRREFQDFVSRNGLVDLGFSGPQFTWCNNQRGSARVWERLDRALASPDWILRFPTCRVTHLPRIASDHCPLLLSTSSSPTHHSPFRFEKVWLSYPQSWDIVRDAWRIPVHGDAMQRVSRKLELTKRRLRRWNREVVGNIFRCLEGIETSIAELQRKEDLGGVLPEDDMVDLRGLLATHHSLLRQHEVFWRQKSRVQWVREGDRNTSFFHQTTVIQRRRSMIHSLRDRSGHRVVGEPAIRQVLLDFFRARWTEDEGAHDGHYPLRVDVGIGEVECVSLIRPVTAQEVHEAVWALAADKAPGPDGFPPFFFRRYWGIIRPAVVEAIQCFFTQAAMPKDWKATFITLMPKRQDADEPCHFRPISLCTTLYKVVARILVGRMKPLLPGIISQEQGAFVAGRNISRNVMLAQEMMWDLRRASKRHSLMAVKLDMERAYDRIRWSFLQRGACASRELEAYVPAPGARPISHLLFADDCLLLARARIPEARVLRRVVADYCVASGQRVNFLKSAIFFSPSTESGVRQEIRGILQVPEQEGTLTYLGVPITGRRLRVAECLGLVQRVQSRLEGWRASSLSVMGRVTLVRAVLGSIPVYLMANTVVPKTILLRIERLLRSFLWGSYSGGHGVHLVAWEQVCLPTSEGGLEVQSLVERREALIARHAAQFMLVPHSFWSQVMAAIYGRGASAAARTGRRVSFMWREIGRYLPSVAAHTRWLIGDGRSIDVTSDSWVDTLSLSRWPTMVDAEAMEGLRVCDLLAPGGAEWDEARLRLFFRVHLAVRIWSLPLPGCGGPDVRVWGTSSWAGVRLGDLSRAIQPEHEPGSDCAWIWRSGLHPRAALFLWKVFWDRLPTRAVLSRRGWGIPAECGTCGAEETVDHVLFQCTWAMSTWQWTGIPQGARCARIQFLSVTRQWLASPQTHEEGIRATCTALQIWLARNARTLGQRRVSPRFAAEVARAQATEISHIPSSVVASCSLHQSREQSCALPRRGFDMHGR from the exons ATGGGGCCACCGGGTGACCTGGTATTGGGCCATGGGGATGGCCCGCGAGCCCAGGTCCCTCTGGTCCACAATGTCGGGGGCCTACAGGGCCAGGGTACGCGCAGCCTGGGTCCCCCTGAGCCGGACACTTTGGCCCAGGACGAGCGGACCTTGGTCAGGGGCCCTGAGGCACTCACAGGGCCTTTCCAGTACAGCCCACCCTGTCGGGAGCTGGACTTGCGGCTGGGGATCCCCCCGGCTGCTAGCCAGGACCTTCCTATGTTGGGTGCGGGCCTAGATGGGGTCGTTCGTTTTGGCCTTACACCCCTGACCCCGGGCGTGCTGGAGGATACCACCCCAGGCATGTGTGTGGTGGGGGACCACCCCATCCCACGCCTGGAGGAGAGCACGGCCGTGGCAGGAGGGGGCATGGACCACTCTACTGCCTTGCAGCAGGTCAGGGCGGCAGTTATGGGGGTTGTACCCATGACCGGCGATGTGGAGGAGGAGCGAGGCATCATGGGCGTCGAGCCTATGGATGTTCCCGCGACTCTGGGAGAGGAGGGGTCTGAGGCCGACTAT GTCCATTGTCCGGAGATCTGTTTCCTCTGTGAGACCCGATTATCTGGCGAGGGGCTCGGACGTTTGAGGCGGCGCCTTGAGAGGGACTGGCAGACCTATGCGATCGACTCTCGGGGGCTGTCGGGAGGCATTTTGGTCCTGTGGAGGCGTGGTGTGACGACAGTTGATGTCTTTCACAACTGCCCCAAACAGGTAGTCATGGTCGTGTCGAGACCTGATGTTGCCCCGTGGGTGCTGTGCGGTGTGTACGCGAGCACGGACCACAGGGTTAGGAGAGTCCTTTGGCAGGAGATCACCAACCTGGCCGCCCAGGGTATCCCGacggttgtggttggtgatttCAATTGCATCCAGAGTGAGAATGAGAAGCGGGGGGGCGCTGCCTTTACTGATAGAGTGGACAGGAGGGAGTTCCAGGATTTTGTGTCGCGGAATGGCCTGGTAGACTTAGGTTTTTCGGGACCACAGTTTACTTGGTGTAATAATCAGCGTGGCAGTGCTAGGGTATGGGAGAGATTAGATAGGGCCTTAGCGTCCCCAGATTGGATCCTTCGATTCCCCACTTGTAGGGTCACTCACCTCCCTCGGATTGCCTCGGATCACTGCCCTCTGCTACTTTCTACCTCATCGAGTCCCACCCACCATAGCCCCTTCcgctttgagaaggtttggctgTCGTACCCCCAGTCTTGGGATATTGTCCGCGACGCGTGGCGGATTCCGGTGCACGGGGATGCCATGCAGCGGGTCTCGCGCAAACTTGAGTTGACCAAGAGGCGCTTGCGCCGTTGGAACCGTGAGGTTGTGGGTAACATTTTCCGGTGTTTGGAGGGGATAGAGACCTCGATCGCTGAGCTGCAAAGGAAGGAAGACCTAGGGGGCGTGCTTCCGGAGGACGATATGGTTGACCTTCGGGGCCTACTTGCGACTCATCATTCGCTGCTACGGCAACATGAGGTCTTTTGGAGACAGAAATCTCGTGTGCAGTGGGTAAGGGAGGGTGACCGTAATACTAGCTTCTTTCATCAGACGACAGTCATCCAGAGACGACGGAGCATGATCCATTCCCTGCGCGATAGGTCCGGCCATCGGGTGGTGGGTGAGCCTGCCATTCGACAGGTCTTGCTTGATTTTTTCCGCGCTAGATGGACAGAGGATGAGGGGGCCCATGATGGTCACTACCCTCTCAGGGTGGACGTGGGTATTGGAGAGGTTGAGTGTGTATCCTTGATCCGACCGGTGACGGCACAGGAGGTGCATGAGGCGGTTTGGGCCTTGGCAGCAGACAAGGCCCCGGGACCCGATGGTTtcccccctttcttcttccGGAGGTATTGGGGTATTATCCGACCAGCAGTGGTGGAGGCCATCCAGTGCTTCTTCACCCAAGCTGCGATGCCTAAGGATTGGAAGGCCACCTTCATCACGCTTATGCCTAAGCGCCAAGATGCGGATGAGCCTTGTCACTTTAGGCCCATTAGCCTGTGCACAACCTTATACAAGGTTGTGGCAAGGATTTTGGTGGGCAGGATGAAGCCCCTTTTACCTGGCATCATTAGTCAGGAACAGGGGGCCTTTGTAGCTGGTAGAAATATTTCTCGCAATGTTATGTTAGCCCAggaaatgatgtgggatcttcggCGGGCATCGAAGCGGCACAGCTTGATGGCAGTCAAGCTGGACATGGAGCGGGCTTATGACAGGATCAGGTGGAGTTTTCTCCAGCGG GGAGCGTGTGCCAGCCGGGAGCTGGAGGCCTATGTGCCAGCACCGGGGGCCCGCCCTATCTCCCATTTACTCTTTGCTGATGACTGTCTTCTCTTGGCCAGGGCACGGATTCCAGAGGCACGGGTCCTACGCAGGGTGGTGGCAGACTATTGCGTGGCATCCGGTCAAAGAGTGAACTTCCTCAAGTCTGCCATTTTCTTCAGCCCCAGCACAGAGAGCGGAGTCAGACAGGAGATCAGAGGGATACTGCAGGTACCGGAGCAGGAGGGGACGCTGACCTACCTTGGCGTCCCTATCACGGGTCGGAGGCTACGGGTGGCCGAGTGCTTGGGCTTGGTGCAGCGGGTCCAGAGCaggctggagggatggagggcatcCTCCCTGTCCGTGATGGGGAGAGTGACATTGGTCAGAGCGGTGCTGGGATCTATTCCGGTGTACCTTATGGCCAACACAGTGGTACCGAAGACGATTCTGTTGAGAATCGAACGCCTTCTTCGGAGCTTTCTGTGGGGGTCATATAGTGGAGGCCATGGAGTGCATCTGGTAGCTTGGGAGCAGGTTTGCCTTCCTACTAGTGAGGGTGGTCTAGAGGTGCAGTCCCTCGTTGAGAGGCGTGAGGCACTCATTGCCCGGCACGCGGCCCAGTTTATGTTAGTGCCACACAGCTtctggagtcaggtgatggcagcTATATATGGTCGGGGGGCTTCAGCAGCAGCACGGACCGGTCGTCGagtctccttcatgtggcgCGAGATCGGGAGGTACCTGCCATCAGTTGCAGCACATACCAGGTGGTTGATTGGCGATGGCCGGAGTATTGATGTGACCAGTGATTCGTGGGTGGACACCCTTTCCCTGAGTCGCTGGCCGACCATGGTTGATGCAGAGGCAATGGAGGGGCTACGGGTGTGCGATCTCCTAGCACCAGGAGGGGCAGAGTGGGATGAGGCCAGGTTACGGCTGTTCTTCAGAGTACACCTGGCTGTGAGGATTTGGTCCCTCCCGCTTCCAGGTTGTGGGGGGCCGGATGTCAGAGTTTGGGGCACTTCGAGCTGGGCCGGTGTTAGACTGGGAGACCTCTCCCGCGCCATTCAGCCAGAGCACGAGCCGGGGTCAGATTGTGCTTGGATCTGGAGGTCCGGCCTCCACCCGAGGGCAGCTCTCTTTCTGTGGAAGGTGTTCTGGGACCGCCTTCCGACAAGAGCAGTGTTGAGCAGGCGTGGCTGGGGGATCCCTGCGGAGTGTGGGACGTGTGGAGCTGAGGAGACAGTGGACCATGTGCTCTTTCAGTGTACTTGGGCGATGTCGACATGGCAGTGGACAGGGATCCCGCAGGGGGCCCGATGTGCGCGGATACAGTTCCTTAGTGTGACGCGGCAGTGGCTAGCTAGTCCGCAGACTCATGAGGAGGGCATCAGAGCGACTTGCACGGCCcttcagatctggctggcaaggaatgcTCGTACTCTCGGCcagcgcagggtgtcaccgaggtttgctGCAGAGGTTGCTCGAGCACAGGCCACGGAGATCAGCCATATCCCTTCCTCA GTGGTTGCCAGTTGTTCACTACATCAGTCCCGGGAGCAGAGCTGCGCGCTGCCTAGGCGGGGCTTCGACATGCACGGGCGATGA